A stretch of the Janthinobacterium sp. B9-8 genome encodes the following:
- a CDS encoding DUF1203 domain-containing protein, whose protein sequence is MNFQVYALAIEQFQPFFAMNTEELASHNARRLIADKPLGYPCRVSLRDAAIGEHVLLLPFVYHQCASPYRASGPIFVRENSVATTLAPNQLPGEMETRQMSVRAYDAEGMIKMAEVVEGERLVQYLQQLLQGAAIAYVHLHYAGYGCYACKVVRSAEGAGPSA, encoded by the coding sequence ATGAATTTTCAAGTCTATGCACTGGCTATTGAACAATTTCAGCCATTTTTTGCGATGAATACAGAAGAGCTTGCCAGCCACAATGCGCGGCGTTTAATTGCGGATAAACCGCTGGGCTATCCTTGCCGCGTTAGCCTGCGTGATGCGGCGATCGGGGAGCACGTTTTACTTTTGCCCTTTGTTTACCATCAGTGCGCTTCTCCATATCGGGCAAGCGGGCCAATTTTTGTGCGTGAAAATAGCGTGGCTACCACTTTAGCGCCGAACCAATTGCCGGGTGAAATGGAAACAAGGCAGATGTCGGTACGTGCCTACGATGCAGAAGGAATGATCAAAATGGCGGAGGTGGTGGAAGGGGAGCGGCTGGTTCAGTATTTGCAGCAGCTATTACAAGGGGCAGCGATTGCTTATGTGCATTTGCATTACGCAGGCTACGGCTGCTATGCCTGCAAGGTAGTGAGAAGTGCGGAGGGGGCTGGGCCGAGTGCTTAG
- a CDS encoding methyl-accepting chemotaxis protein — translation MLYTLKGKIQAVMILLTTLTVALFTYFSYQQARSHALQAIDSQLTAAATGYRYVLGEGFHAELKPREQADLPQMRQLSERLTRYSKELGLPFIYGYIQREGKTYYVLSSLSPEEESKPDAEVYLTASDSTSKQLQIAMSTKQRTFDEYDSKFGSFRTIFLPFTNNKGETIVAAADANLSSVKDTLNSILMKSVILGALAILLSTIASLWLANLVTRPLNRLRIAMQNLNGGHADLTVRLDSSSRDETSHIAIAFNQFMGDLHKMINLVRDQAGKLSGGVADIEQMAQKLSQESHKQADMAATSAANIEEVTVSIAHIADSTQQVESTVKEADLGAQASADAVNTMRDDTNKMAGTVGELSNTMQELSEQSQKISLITVTIKDIAGQTNLLALNAAIEAARAGETGRGFAVVADEVRKLAERTARATEEIEQMLGSISNKTDHAVGKMQATKEMVSGNQALAQVIAERIGGMQAEMQSVAGKIIEISSATREQSMATEQIAQVAEKINHQVTETDIALKNTRATLTDLSELAANLQGVVGRFKL, via the coding sequence ATGCTTTACACGCTCAAAGGCAAAATTCAGGCCGTCATGATTTTATTAACGACGCTCACCGTTGCCCTATTTACCTATTTTAGCTATCAGCAAGCACGCAGCCATGCTCTGCAAGCCATTGACAGCCAGCTTACCGCCGCAGCCACCGGCTACCGCTATGTATTAGGCGAAGGCTTTCATGCCGAGCTAAAACCACGCGAGCAAGCCGATCTGCCGCAAATGCGTCAACTATCAGAGCGGCTTACCCGCTATAGCAAAGAACTAGGCTTACCGTTTATTTACGGTTATATCCAGCGCGAAGGTAAAACCTATTACGTGCTCTCTTCCCTCTCGCCAGAAGAAGAAAGCAAACCCGATGCCGAGGTTTACCTCACCGCATCGGATTCCACCAGCAAGCAATTACAAATTGCAATGAGCACCAAGCAGCGCACTTTTGACGAATACGACAGCAAATTTGGCAGCTTTCGCACCATCTTTTTGCCCTTTACTAATAATAAAGGCGAAACAATTGTGGCTGCGGCTGATGCGAATTTGTCATCCGTAAAAGACACTTTAAATAGTATTCTGATGAAATCTGTCATCTTGGGCGCACTGGCTATTTTGCTATCGACCATTGCATCGCTCTGGCTAGCCAATCTGGTCACCCGCCCGCTTAATCGCTTAAGAATTGCCATGCAAAACTTAAATGGCGGCCACGCCGATTTAACCGTGCGCTTAGATAGCAGCAGCCGTGATGAAACATCGCATATTGCAATCGCATTTAATCAATTTATGGGCGACTTGCACAAAATGATTAATCTGGTACGCGATCAGGCTGGCAAACTCAGTGGTGGCGTAGCCGATATTGAACAAATGGCGCAAAAACTATCGCAAGAATCACATAAGCAAGCCGATATGGCCGCCACATCTGCCGCCAATATTGAAGAAGTTACCGTCAGCATTGCGCACATTGCCGACAGCACCCAGCAAGTTGAAAGCACCGTTAAAGAAGCTGATTTGGGCGCACAAGCCAGTGCCGATGCCGTGAACACCATGCGGGACGACACCAATAAAATGGCGGGCACGGTTGGCGAGCTGAGCAACACCATGCAAGAGCTATCTGAGCAATCGCAGAAAATCAGCTTAATCACCGTCACCATTAAAGACATCGCGGGCCAGACTAATTTGCTGGCGCTCAACGCCGCGATTGAAGCCGCAAGAGCAGGTGAAACAGGCCGTGGCTTTGCGGTAGTAGCCGATGAAGTCAGAAAGCTAGCCGAGCGCACCGCCCGCGCCACCGAAGAAATCGAGCAGATGCTTGGCTCAATCAGCAATAAAACCGATCACGCCGTTGGCAAAATGCAAGCCACCAAAGAAATGGTAAGCGGTAATCAAGCGCTAGCCCAAGTAATTGCCGAGCGCATCGGCGGCATGCAGGCTGAAATGCAATCGGTAGCCGGAAAAATCATCGAAATATCCAGCGCCACCCGTGAGCAATCCATGGCCACCGAGCAAATCGCCCAAGTGGCTGAAAAGATCAATCACCAAGTAACCGAAACCGATATTGCACTCAAAAACACCCGAGCAACGCTGACAGATTTGTCAGAGCTGGCGGCCAATTTACAAGGGGTTGTGGGGCGGTTTAAGCTTTAA
- the putA gene encoding trifunctional transcriptional regulator/proline dehydrogenase/L-glutamate gamma-semialdehyde dehydrogenase, translating to MASTTLGIKVDDDLRARIKTAAQQLDRTPHWLIKQSIFAYLQQVEQGARPLELAQDGEALPLLDDAESVESNLPFLELAQSIAVQSVLRSAITSAYRRPEAECLPVLVEQAKMPTAHMAEQTQALAHKLVAALRAKRTGGGVEGLIHEFSLSSQEGVALMCLAEALLRIPDRATRDVLIRDKVSKGDWHAHLGQSPSLFVNAASWGLMLTGKLVATNSEAGLSSALTRLIGRGGEPLIRKGVDMAMRLMGEQFVTGETIAEALANSRKFEARGFRYSYDMLGEAATTAEDAKRYYAAYEQAIHAIGKASAGRGIYEGPGISIKLSALHPRYSRAQQDRVTAELLPSVIALARLARHYDIGLNIDAEEADRLEISLDLLEAMCFDPELAGWNGIGFVIQAYQKRAPHVIDYVIDLARRSGHRLMIRLVKGAYWDSEIKRAQVDGLEDYPVYTRKVYTDVAYLACAKKLLATPDAVYPQFATHNAQTLSAIYHLAGQNYYPGQYEFQCLHGMGEPLYEEVTAREKLGRPCRVYAPVGSHETLLAYLVRRLLENGANSSFVNRIADENVAIEELIVDPIVQALAVIPAFAPHDKIPLPRLLFGANRLNSSGLDLSNEHRLASLSAALLAGVNTEWLAAPLLGVVAELDMARKQAVKNPADHQDVVGYVIEADVDDVATAFMHAANIGPIWQATSVAERAACLNRAAQLLESGMQPLLGLIVREAGKSLPNAIAEVREAVDFLRYYAVQIEQDFANDTHRPLGPVVCISPWNFPLAIFIGQVAAALAAGNPVLAKPAEQTPLIAAEAVRILRAAGVPAGAVQLLPGRGETVGSALISDARCSGVMFTGSTQVARLIASNLAKRLDKDGRTIPLIAETGGQNCMIVDSSALAEQVVGDVLMSAFDSAGQRCSALRVLCLQTEAADHILHMLKGAMQELNIGKPDSLAVDVGPVIDSEAQQNIASHIAAFKDRGAEVLALPLPSVCQQGTFIAPTLIEINSLSELKQEVFGPVLHVIRYRREALDQLIADINATGFGLTFGVHTRIDETIAHVVEKVQAGNIYVNRNVIGAVVGVQPFGGEGLSGTGPKAGGPLYLPRLLSRRPAQTLPGDQAALAPLLAYHDHLQSLKEGDAAARCSRYLAGSGLGANIDLPGPTGERNRYLLHPRGPVLCVAATELGAKAQFAAALASGNQAVFIAHPAVKAMVDALPKALSGRVVVKPSMAEAGVIGAVLFEGDSDALGEINRQVAEIAGPILQVQGLSSAALVAGEDFDLARLLAERSISVNTAAAGGNASLMSIS from the coding sequence ATGGCCAGCACAACGCTAGGAATTAAAGTCGACGACGATTTGCGGGCGCGGATTAAAACTGCAGCCCAGCAATTAGATAGAACGCCGCATTGGCTGATTAAGCAATCAATTTTTGCCTATTTGCAGCAGGTAGAGCAGGGCGCCCGCCCGCTGGAGCTGGCGCAAGATGGCGAAGCGCTGCCGCTGCTGGATGATGCAGAGAGCGTTGAAAGCAATCTTCCTTTCCTAGAGCTGGCTCAAAGTATTGCCGTGCAAAGCGTTTTGCGTTCTGCCATTACTTCGGCTTATCGCCGTCCGGAGGCCGAATGCCTGCCGGTGCTGGTAGAGCAAGCCAAAATGCCGACGGCACATATGGCCGAGCAAACACAGGCCTTGGCGCATAAATTGGTGGCGGCATTACGCGCCAAGCGTACCGGTGGCGGTGTTGAAGGCCTGATTCACGAGTTCTCTTTATCCAGCCAGGAAGGTGTGGCGCTAATGTGCCTGGCCGAAGCTTTGCTGCGTATTCCTGATCGCGCTACGCGTGATGTATTGATCAGAGATAAAGTTAGCAAGGGCGATTGGCATGCTCACCTTGGGCAATCGCCATCTTTATTTGTGAATGCGGCAAGCTGGGGGCTGATGCTGACCGGTAAGCTGGTTGCCACCAATAGCGAAGCGGGGCTGTCTTCTGCCTTAACCCGTTTGATTGGCCGTGGTGGCGAGCCTTTGATCCGCAAGGGCGTCGATATGGCGATGCGCTTGATGGGCGAGCAGTTTGTAACCGGCGAAACCATCGCTGAGGCACTAGCCAATAGCCGAAAATTTGAAGCCCGAGGCTTTAGATATTCTTACGATATGCTGGGTGAAGCGGCTACTACGGCGGAAGACGCTAAGCGTTATTACGCTGCTTACGAGCAAGCGATTCATGCCATTGGTAAGGCATCGGCCGGGCGCGGTATTTACGAAGGCCCGGGGATTTCGATCAAGTTGTCTGCCTTGCACCCGCGTTATTCGCGTGCGCAGCAAGACCGCGTTACGGCAGAATTATTGCCTAGCGTGATTGCCTTGGCACGCCTCGCCCGCCACTACGATATTGGTTTAAATATTGATGCCGAAGAAGCGGATCGCTTAGAAATCTCGCTCGATTTGTTGGAAGCCATGTGTTTCGATCCTGAGCTGGCAGGCTGGAACGGCATTGGTTTTGTGATTCAGGCCTACCAAAAGCGTGCGCCGCATGTGATTGATTATGTGATCGATCTGGCCCGCCGTAGTGGCCACCGTTTGATGATTCGTTTAGTGAAAGGCGCGTATTGGGATAGCGAAATCAAGCGTGCGCAAGTGGATGGCTTAGAAGATTATCCGGTGTACACGCGTAAGGTTTATACCGATGTGGCTTACCTTGCCTGCGCTAAAAAACTACTGGCGACCCCAGATGCGGTCTACCCGCAGTTTGCAACGCATAATGCGCAAACGCTTTCGGCGATTTATCACCTTGCCGGGCAAAATTACTACCCCGGCCAGTACGAGTTCCAGTGCCTGCACGGCATGGGTGAGCCTTTATACGAAGAAGTGACCGCACGTGAAAAACTGGGCCGCCCTTGCCGCGTGTATGCGCCGGTGGGCAGCCATGAAACGCTGCTGGCTTATTTGGTGCGCCGCTTGCTGGAAAATGGCGCAAATAGCTCGTTTGTAAACCGCATTGCCGATGAAAATGTGGCCATTGAAGAGCTGATTGTCGATCCGATTGTGCAAGCCTTGGCGGTGATTCCTGCTTTTGCCCCGCACGATAAAATCCCGCTGCCACGACTCTTGTTTGGTGCAAATCGTCTGAATTCCAGCGGCTTGGATTTATCTAATGAGCATCGCTTGGCCTCCTTGTCTGCCGCACTTTTGGCGGGCGTGAATACCGAATGGTTGGCCGCGCCTTTATTGGGTGTGGTGGCCGAGCTGGATATGGCTCGTAAGCAGGCTGTTAAAAATCCGGCCGATCATCAGGATGTGGTGGGCTATGTGATTGAAGCCGATGTGGATGATGTGGCGACTGCCTTTATGCACGCCGCAAATATTGGCCCAATCTGGCAAGCTACATCGGTCGCCGAGCGCGCAGCCTGCCTGAATCGCGCAGCGCAATTGCTCGAATCCGGTATGCAGCCACTCTTGGGCCTGATCGTGCGTGAAGCGGGTAAATCCCTGCCCAACGCGATTGCCGAAGTGCGCGAAGCGGTCGATTTCTTGCGCTATTACGCGGTGCAAATCGAGCAAGATTTTGCCAATGACACGCATCGCCCGCTGGGCCCCGTGGTCTGTATCAGCCCGTGGAATTTCCCGTTGGCGATTTTTATTGGGCAAGTGGCTGCAGCCTTGGCGGCAGGCAATCCTGTGCTGGCTAAGCCCGCCGAGCAAACCCCGCTGATCGCAGCCGAAGCCGTGCGCATCTTGCGTGCAGCGGGCGTGCCTGCCGGTGCGGTGCAACTCTTGCCGGGCCGTGGTGAAACCGTGGGTAGCGCCTTAATTTCTGACGCGCGTTGCAGTGGCGTGATGTTTACCGGCTCTACCCAAGTGGCACGTTTAATTGCCAGCAATTTGGCGAAACGCCTCGATAAAGACGGCCGCACCATTCCGCTGATTGCCGAAACCGGCGGCCAGAACTGCATGATTGTTGATTCATCGGCTCTGGCCGAGCAGGTGGTGGGCGATGTGCTGATGTCGGCGTTTGATTCGGCTGGCCAGCGCTGCTCGGCACTGCGCGTGCTCTGCCTGCAAACTGAGGCAGCAGATCATATTCTGCATATGCTGAAAGGCGCGATGCAGGAGTTAAATATCGGCAAACCCGATTCGCTGGCCGTGGATGTAGGCCCCGTGATTGATTCTGAGGCGCAGCAAAATATTGCCAGCCATATCGCCGCATTCAAGGACCGTGGTGCTGAGGTATTAGCGCTGCCGCTGCCTAGCGTATGCCAGCAGGGCACATTTATTGCGCCTACGCTGATCGAAATCAATAGCCTGTCTGAGCTGAAACAAGAAGTATTCGGCCCTGTATTACACGTAATTCGCTATCGCCGCGAAGCCTTGGATCAGCTGATAGCTGATATCAACGCAACGGGTTTTGGTCTGACTTTTGGTGTGCATACCCGTATCGATGAAACCATCGCTCACGTGGTTGAGAAAGTGCAAGCCGGTAATATCTATGTAAACCGCAATGTGATTGGTGCTGTGGTTGGCGTGCAACCTTTTGGTGGAGAAGGCTTATCGGGCACAGGGCCTAAGGCCGGTGGCCCGCTGTACTTGCCACGTCTCTTGTCCCGCCGCCCTGCGCAAACCCTGCCGGGCGATCAGGCGGCCCTTGCTCCGCTGCTGGCTTATCACGATCATTTGCAATCCCTTAAAGAAGGCGATGCGGCGGCACGTTGCAGTCGCTATCTGGCGGGATCTGGCCTAGGTGCAAATATCGATTTGCCCGGCCCAACTGGCGAGCGCAACCGCTACCTACTGCATCCGCGTGGCCCGGTACTTTGTGTTGCTGCAACTGAGTTGGGCGCAAAAGCGCAATTTGCTGCCGCCTTAGCCAGTGGTAATCAGGCGGTATTTATTGCGCATCCGGCAGTAAAAGCCATGGTTGATGCCTTGCCAAAAGCCTTGTCTGGCAGAGTTGTTGTGAAGCCATCTATGGCCGAAGCCGGTGTGATTGGAGCGGTCTTGTTTGAAGGCGATAGCGATGCACTGGGTGAGATCAACCGCCAGGTCGCAGAAATTGCCGGGCCTATCTTACAAGTGCAAGGCCTATCCAGCGCCGCCCTTGTTGCCGGAGAAGACTTCGATCTGGCCCGCCTTCTGGCCGAGCGCTCTATCAGCGTAAACACCGCAGCCGCAGGCGGTAATGCGAGTTTGATGAGTATTAGCTAA
- a CDS encoding DinB family protein, translating to MQANNMFLKAFKYKAWANAELLSYGERQLHLLSDDDSTFFARILNHTTVVDSLFISRVSGSPELYSADNTPETPSLSELKDRMDQNDAWLVGFTEAVSQDELSRQVYFQFTDGDQGQLSVEEILLHLLTHGSNHRGMAARVLASNGLERPKDTFTRYLHQFEPCRREMLERS from the coding sequence ATGCAAGCAAATAATATGTTTCTAAAAGCGTTTAAGTACAAGGCATGGGCAAATGCGGAGCTTCTCTCCTATGGCGAGCGGCAGCTTCATTTACTATCGGATGATGACTCCACTTTCTTTGCCCGCATCTTGAACCACACAACCGTGGTGGACAGTCTTTTTATTAGCCGTGTATCTGGCAGCCCAGAGCTGTACAGCGCTGACAATACTCCTGAAACGCCTTCACTCTCTGAGCTAAAAGATCGGATGGATCAGAATGATGCTTGGTTGGTGGGTTTTACAGAGGCAGTGAGCCAAGATGAATTGAGTAGACAGGTTTATTTCCAATTCACGGATGGTGACCAAGGGCAGCTTTCAGTTGAGGAAATTCTGCTGCACTTATTGACGCATGGTAGCAACCATCGAGGCATGGCCGCCCGAGTTTTGGCTTCTAATGGGCTTGAACGCCCCAAAGATACCTTTACCCGATACCTACATCAGTTTGAGCCCTGTAGGCGGGAAATGCTCGAAAGGTCGTAA